A window of Sutcliffiella cohnii contains these coding sequences:
- a CDS encoding MalY/PatB family protein encodes MENFKEVNRKNTASVKWDYTKEVFGVDDCLPMWVADMDFPAPRAVTDAIIKRAEHGVYGYTSVPSTVTETIQSWYSTNYQWHFNSNTVTYLSGVVPGLSAIIQSLSEKNDKVLTFSPVYYPFFNMIQLNNRQLVTSPLLFENGRYYLDFEDLEKKLKDSVKLLLLCNPHNPGGTVWSKEELNKIGELCVKYDVIVVSDEIHGDLALFGNIYTPFASISEEFTNQSVICIAPTKTFNIAGLQAAAIITHDDTKKRKIDAFLERQGHFTINTFGMIGMEAAYSKGALWLSHVKKLIEDNVETAVSFIKEQVPNVTAFKPEGTYLIWIDCRKLQLNEEQLKDALLNRGKLALDFGKKFGPEAEGFVRMNVACSKETLNEGLKRLKLALTNE; translated from the coding sequence ATGGAAAACTTTAAAGAAGTTAATCGTAAAAATACTGCAAGTGTAAAATGGGATTATACGAAAGAAGTTTTTGGCGTAGATGATTGTTTACCGATGTGGGTGGCAGATATGGATTTCCCTGCACCTAGAGCTGTTACAGATGCGATTATAAAAAGAGCAGAACACGGCGTCTACGGATACACTTCTGTGCCTTCTACTGTGACGGAGACTATCCAAAGTTGGTATAGTACTAACTATCAATGGCATTTCAACTCTAATACCGTTACGTATCTTTCAGGGGTCGTCCCAGGGCTTAGTGCGATCATTCAATCGTTATCGGAAAAGAATGATAAAGTTTTAACCTTTTCACCTGTTTATTACCCTTTTTTTAATATGATTCAATTGAATAATCGCCAATTAGTTACGAGTCCCCTTCTCTTTGAAAACGGACGTTACTATTTAGATTTTGAAGATTTAGAGAAGAAACTTAAAGATTCTGTGAAGTTACTTTTACTTTGCAATCCACACAATCCTGGTGGGACTGTTTGGTCAAAAGAAGAACTAAATAAAATCGGTGAATTATGCGTAAAATATGATGTAATCGTCGTTTCAGATGAAATCCACGGAGACTTAGCCCTTTTTGGTAACATTTACACACCGTTTGCTTCCATTTCTGAGGAATTTACAAATCAATCCGTTATTTGTATCGCTCCTACAAAAACGTTCAACATTGCAGGGTTACAAGCAGCTGCTATCATTACACACGATGATACAAAGAAAAGAAAGATTGATGCATTCCTTGAACGGCAAGGGCATTTTACAATAAACACGTTTGGTATGATAGGTATGGAAGCAGCGTATAGTAAAGGTGCCTTATGGCTTTCTCACGTTAAAAAATTGATAGAAGATAATGTAGAGACGGCTGTATCTTTTATTAAAGAACAAGTTCCGAACGTCACTGCTTTTAAGCCAGAAGGAACTTATTTAATATGGATTGACTGTCGGAAACTTCAACTAAATGAGGAACAATTAAAAGATGCATTACTAAATAGAGGAAAACTTGCATTAGATTTCGGAAAAAAGTTTGGGCCCGAAGCAGAAGGCTTTGTTCGTATGAACGTTGCCTGTTCGAAAGAAACGTTAAATGAGGGACTAAAAAGATTAAAGTTGGCCCTAACAAACGAATAG
- a CDS encoding histidine phosphatase family protein, which translates to MEILIIRHGQSEADVLNVHEGRADYPLTDLGREQAKKLGQYLNEYCPPDLIWSSTLKRASETAQIIATEVSCMMKYEKNLMEFHNGVLAGLPREVAATRYPIPPSGRKPHERIEGGESEIEFRMRCEQVLSKILTESYAVARIAIVSHGGTISNILKSILQLPVKSHVSFHTGDTGVHLVKIEGDKVAVKKLNYLEHLQRT; encoded by the coding sequence ATGGAAATACTAATAATTCGTCATGGGCAATCTGAAGCTGACGTATTGAATGTTCATGAAGGTAGGGCTGATTATCCCTTAACTGATCTAGGAAGAGAACAGGCTAAGAAATTAGGTCAGTATTTAAATGAGTACTGTCCTCCTGACTTAATATGGTCTAGTACGTTAAAAAGAGCTTCAGAAACGGCACAAATTATCGCAACAGAAGTAAGTTGTATGATGAAATATGAAAAAAACTTAATGGAGTTTCATAACGGTGTATTAGCAGGTTTACCTCGTGAAGTTGCTGCAACCCGCTACCCAATACCACCTAGTGGAAGGAAGCCTCATGAAAGAATTGAGGGTGGAGAATCAGAAATTGAATTTAGAATGCGGTGTGAACAAGTACTTTCAAAAATATTAACGGAAAGTTATGCAGTAGCTAGAATTGCGATTGTATCACATGGTGGAACGATATCAAACATTTTGAAAAGCATACTTCAACTTCCTGTCAAATCTCACGTTTCTTTTCATACAGGTGATACCGGAGTGCATTTAGTGAAAATTGAAGGAGATAAAGTAGCTGTAAAGAAGTTGAATTATTTAGAACATTTGCAACGGACGTAA
- a CDS encoding superoxide dismutase family protein, giving the protein MGKKVIGIVLCVCFLLTGCLEENITSMDVEIFNENGDSLGVAKLTEQPDGVKIELNLEGLPPGEHGIHIHEVGKCDPPDYQTAGNHFNPDDKEHGLMHPEGAHAGDLPNIIVEDDGTVVAELMAPELTFKDGKTSIFGKEGTSIIITENRDDGMTQPTGDSGARIACGVITKEVAKKGEKVEEPVDEEEQE; this is encoded by the coding sequence ATGGGTAAAAAAGTCATAGGAATAGTTTTGTGTGTTTGTTTTCTATTAACAGGATGTTTAGAAGAAAATATTACAAGTATGGATGTCGAAATATTTAACGAAAATGGAGACAGTCTTGGTGTAGCGAAACTTACTGAACAACCTGATGGAGTGAAAATTGAACTGAATTTAGAAGGGCTACCGCCCGGAGAGCATGGTATACATATACACGAAGTAGGAAAATGTGACCCGCCAGATTATCAAACAGCTGGAAACCATTTTAATCCAGATGATAAAGAACATGGTTTAATGCATCCAGAAGGAGCTCATGCTGGAGATTTGCCGAACATTATAGTGGAGGATGATGGTACAGTAGTTGCAGAATTAATGGCTCCTGAACTGACATTTAAAGACGGTAAAACATCTATTTTCGGAAAAGAAGGGACTAGCATAATCATTACCGAAAACCGTGACGATGGAATGACACAACCAACGGGTGACTCTGGTGCAAGAATTGCTTGTGGTGTTATAACAAAAGAAGTTGCAAAAAAAGGTGAAAAAGTAGAAGAACCAGTTGACGAAGAAGAACAAGAATAA
- a CDS encoding peptidylprolyl isomerase, producing MKKLLVLVSLILVLIIAGCGTSDNNEEQTGQGSNETTANNDTNNAAGDDQEEPVDLENLVFPQMSTEVAENERVVEIVTNKGTIVVKLFPEHAPKAVENFITHAENGYYDGVIFHRVIEEFMIQGGDPNGTGAGGESIWGEPFEDEFALELLNFRGALSMANPGQPHMNGSQFFIVQAGPLDDAYEEQLKKAGYPEKAVEFYMENGGTPWLDHRHTVFGHVLEGMDIVDEIAQVETGANDKPVEDIVIEKVNVTK from the coding sequence TTGAAAAAATTATTGGTTTTAGTTAGCTTAATCCTTGTTCTTATTATTGCAGGATGTGGGACAAGTGATAACAATGAAGAACAAACTGGACAAGGATCAAATGAAACAACGGCGAACAATGATACGAATAATGCTGCAGGAGATGACCAAGAAGAGCCGGTGGACCTTGAAAACTTAGTATTTCCACAAATGTCTACTGAAGTTGCGGAAAATGAAAGAGTAGTGGAAATTGTAACGAACAAAGGGACGATTGTTGTAAAACTATTCCCTGAACACGCACCAAAGGCGGTAGAAAACTTTATTACACACGCTGAAAATGGATATTATGATGGAGTTATTTTCCATCGTGTTATTGAAGAATTTATGATTCAAGGTGGAGACCCAAATGGCACTGGTGCAGGTGGGGAAAGTATTTGGGGAGAACCGTTTGAAGATGAGTTTGCATTAGAGTTACTGAATTTCCGTGGTGCCCTTTCGATGGCGAACCCTGGACAACCACATATGAATGGAAGTCAATTTTTTATTGTCCAAGCAGGTCCATTAGACGATGCGTATGAGGAACAGTTGAAAAAGGCAGGTTATCCAGAAAAAGCAGTTGAATTTTATATGGAAAATGGTGGGACGCCGTGGTTAGATCACCGTCATACAGTTTTCGGACATGTTCTGGAAGGTATGGATATCGTCGATGAAATTGCTCAAGTTGAAACAGGGGCAAACGATAAACCAGTTGAGGATATTGTGATCGAAAAGGTAAATGTAACAAAATAG